GGCCCAGCTGGGCATCCGTGAGATGGAGTTCCTTCCCCAGCGGTTCGAGAACCGCCGCGACGACGTACCGATCCAGGTAGTTCACCAGGTTGATCCCGGTGAGCAGCAGGAGCAGCCGTCGCGCGGCGGTCATCGTCGCGGTCGTCTGGGTGGCTGGACTACTTCTTGGGAGCCGCAGACTTCGGCGCAGCGGGCTTCGGCGTGGCGGCAGGGGCCGCCGGGGCGGCCTCGCTGGCATCCAGGCGCTTGGCCACTTCCGTGGTGAAGGCCTTCATCCAGTCCTGGTCAGCCCAGGATAGGATCTGCACGGCCTGATCCGAAAGCACCAGCTGGAGCTTCTGTTCCTTGGCCAGACCTTCAACGATGGGAGCAGCCAGCTTGGTGATGGCATCGCCCACCTTCTTCTCCACGCGCTGGTATTCCTGCTGGCTGTCCTCCTGCATCTTCTTGGCCTCAAATTCCGCATCCCGGAATTTCTTGGCCAGCGCATCCTTCTTTTCAGGATCCAGGCTGGGGGAATTCAGCTGCTGCTGCATGGTCTGAAGCTCCTGGCCCTTGGCGGCCAGCTTCTCCTGCAGGTTCTTGCCGGTGATCTCCAGTTCCGAGAAGATGGCTCCCGCCTTCTTCGAGGTGCGCACGAGCTGGTTGATGCTGAAGAAGGCGAAGCGGGGCGTCTCCTGCGCGGCGACGGGCACGGCGAGGGCCGCGGACAGGCAGAGGGCAGCCAGGGAAGGGGCGAAGAGGCGCATGAACAGCTCCAGGGGGTATCGGCTATTGTAGCCAGGAATTAGAAAGTGGTTCCGATGGAGAATTGGAAGTCCGTCTTGCCTTCCGTATCGAAGGGGTAGGGATTCAGCTTCCGCGCCCAGATCAGGCGCAGCGGCGCCGGACTGATGGGCAGGAAGAAGCGGAATTCCACGCCCGTGGACCGGATCAGGGTTGGGTTTCGGAAGGTGTATTCATTATTGTTGTTGTCTTTGTACGTCACGCTGTCGTGACTGAAGACTTTGGTGCCAGCACCCCAGGCATTTCCCGCGTCGTAGAAGAAGACCAGGCGGAACTGGTCGGCGATCTTGAATTGGTACTCGGCGTTGGCCACGAACTGTTTGTTGCCGCCCACGACCACCGCGCGCTGGTTGTTGTCGAGGAGGACCGAACCCACCTGGCCATACCGGTACCCGCGGATGCTGTTCTCGCCGCCGGGTCGATAGAGATCGTAAAGGGGCAGGTCTTCCTTGCCCAGGTTCTGCAGGTAGCCATAGCTCGCGTTGAAGGCGAAGATGTGGCGGTCCGCCACGTTCGTGAACTTGGCGAATTCCCAGGTGGCCCGCAGGAATGGCCGGTCCCCGCCGAACTGCCAACCACCATACTCCAGGCCGAAGGACACGCGCGTGCCGTTGGTCGGCTTGAACTGGTGGTTCACGGTGCTGTAGGCCAGGCTCTGGCTGAAGGTGGACGTGAGTTGGTTCGGGGTGTCCCGGAAATAGAAATTCTGGCCACCCTCGATGCGGATCAAGCGGAAGCTGTAGCCCGTGGAGTAGGTGGTAAAGAAGGCCCAGGGCTCATTGGGCAACCAGTTGCTGAGGCGCGCGCCCACAGAAGCACCGAAGCTGCGGGTGAACTGCTTGTAGGCATTCGCAATGCCCACGCGGGAGGCATCGTAATCGGCGGATCCGTTGGAGACCGAGGTCGAGAAGGAATAGGGCAGGTCGAAGACGAAGGGCTCGGTGAAACCCAGCGAAATGTTCTTCGAGAACTTACCCCCGTTGTAGCTGAGCGAAAGCGTTTCGCCGCCGCCGCCCAGGTTCCGGGTGGAGAAGCTCACACCTAGGGAGAATCCAAACAGGGATCCGTAGCCACCCTGGAAGAGCACCTCGTTGACACCGGCCTCTTCACCCTTGATCGTGACATCCACCTGGGGCTTGTCGGCCACCAGATCCACCTTGGGATCGCTGCCCTTCACATCGAAGAAGCTGAGCTGGCTGATGCTGAGGATGGAATCCTTGAAGCGGTCGGTCTGGAAGGGATCGCCTTCGCGCATGAGCATGCTGCGCCGCAGAACCTTGTCCTTGGTGGTGAGGTTGCCCTCGAACTCGATGCGCCGCACCGTGTAGGGCTCGCCCTCATCGAGTTTCAGAGTGGTGTCCACCTTCTTGACGCCGTCCTCTTCCCGCACGTCATATTTCCGCTCGGTGCGGAACATGATGTAGGCCTGATTGGAGTAGGCCTCCTTCAGCTTGTCCACCGTCTGGTTCACGGCATCCAGATCGAAGGGCACGGGTTTGGTACCGGGCTTCGGGGCCTCCAGGCTTGGCTTGATGTTGAAGAATTTCCGCAGGAAGGACTGATTGTCCCGCTTCACTTCCGCGTACTTCTCCTTGTAGAAAGTCTCGCGGAAGAGCTTGCCACCCTCGGCCTTGAACGTGCCCTCGTAGAACTGCTCACCTTCCAGGATCGGGATGGTGAGCGTAGCCCGCAGATCGTACTTGGGGGACTTGGCCTCCGCGATGCGCTTCTCATTCTTCTTCTTCTGTTTGGGCGTGGTGCGATCCTCGACCTCGATGATCGGCTTGCCCACGAAGACATCCTTGTAGCCGCGCCTCCAGTAGGCCTTTTTCAGGTTTTCGAGATCCTCGTCCAGGTTCTTGTCCACCAGCAGGTCGTGGGTGGTGAGCCAGCTGAACATCCAATGCTGGCGGGTCTTCTTCATGGCCGACCGCAATTCCGAACTGCTGAACACCTTGTTGCCGCGGAAGGCCACTTTGTAGATGCGGGCCTTGCCGCCCTCCTTGATGTCGAAGACCAGGCGCGCCACGCCGCCCGCCATGGGCTCCAGCGTGATGTCCACCACGGGATTGCGGAACCCCTTCTCGCCGGCCTGGTCGACGATCATGTCCTTGACCTTGCGGGCCGTCTCCGGGTCGTAGACCGTGTCCGGGTTGATGGTGAGCTTCTTCTCCTTCACCTTGTCCTTGATGTTGGTGAGGCCCACCTCGGTGCCGCCGCGGAAATCCACTTCCTTGATGAGCGGCCTTTCCTTGATGCGGATGATCAGCTTCTTGCCGCCAGGGGCCTCCGCCAATTCGAGCTTGATGTCATCGAAGGAGCCGCTGGCCCAGAGCTTCTCCAGAACGGCAGTGAAATCCAGGCTGCGCAGGTCGTCGCCCACCTTCACGCCCGACTTGAAGATCACGGTCTCCGAAGTCTGTTTCTGGGCGCCGATCACCTCGATGCTGACGAGGGGCTCGAGATCCTGCGCGGCCAGAGGAAGCGCCGTGCCCGCCACAAGAGCGACGAAGGTCAAAGGCAGCATGCCCTTCCACCACCGGGGAGAGACCCGGTTCCAAACCATGTTTCGCTGCGTCATTCAGGCGCTCCGACCAGATGGGTTTCCTGGCCAGCGGCCACGTCTCCAGTATCAGACAGGGTGGGGACGAGTTTCTCGTCCACCAGATCGAAGTCCACCAGGCCCGAGGGCACCGTGTCCTGGCCCACCATGAGCTCGGCGAGGGGATCCTCCACCTGCTTCTGGATGGCCCGGCGCAGCGGGCGGGCGCCATAGGCCCGATCCCTCAGGGTGGTCTTCACCAGCCAGTCGCAGGCCGCGTCCGTCAGGGTGACGGTGAGCTTGTGCTTCTGCAGGGTGACGTTGAGATCCTCCACCAGCAGACGGACGATCTTGCGCAGCTCGTCATCGCCCAGGCGGTTGAACACCACGATCTCATCGATGCGGTTGAGGAACTCGGGCGGGAACGTGCGCTTGAGCACCTTCATCGCATCGCCGCTCTTGGCATCGGGACGGCCATCCTGCTCGACGAAGCCGAGGTTCTTCTCCGCCAGCAGCTCCCGGCTGCCCACATTGGACGTCATGATGATGATGGTGTTCTTGAAGTCCACCAGGTTCCCGAAGGCATCCGAAGCCTGCCCATCGTCGAAGATGGAGAGCAGGATGTTGATCAAGTCGGGGTGGGCCTTTTCGATCTCGTCGAAGAGGAGCACGCAGTAGGGGTTTCGCCGGATACGATCCGTGAGCATGCCCCCTTCCTCGTAGCCCACGTACCCCGGAGGGGCGCCGAGCAGCTTGGAGACCTCGTGCTTTTCCATGTACTCGGACATGTCGAAGCGGATCATCTTCTTGGAATCGCCAAAGAGGAAGGCGGCGAGGGTCTTGGCCAGCTCCGTCTTGCCCACACCCGTGGGGCCAAGGAAGAGGAAGGAGCCCATGGGGCGATTGGGGTTCTTGAGGCCCGTGCGGGCCCGGCGCACGGCCCGCACCACGGCGCTTACGGCCTCGGGCTGCCCGATGACGCGCTCGTTGAGTTTGGGTTCCATGTTCACCAGGTTGGTCTTCTCGTCGCCCTTGAGGGCCTTCACGGGAATGCCGGTCCAGCTGGCCACCACATCCTCGATGTCCTGCTCCGTGACCTCGGGGAACCGGGCGTAGTCCTCGTCCGTCAGCTCCGAGCGGTTCTTCTGGATTTCGTCGCGCAGCTGCAGCTCCTTCTGCCGAAGCAGCACGGCCTTTTCGAAATCCCGGCTGAGCACGGCCTCGTTCATCTCGTTGATGACGCGGTGCAGCTCTTCCTCGTGGGTCTGACCTTCCGGGGTCGCGCCGCCGGGCCCCACGCGCAGCTTCACCCGGGCACCAGCCTCGTCCAGCAGATCGATGGCCTTGTCGGGAAGGAAGCGGTCTGTGATGTAGCGGTTCGACAGGTAGACCGAGGCCTCCATGGTCTTCGGGGTGTAGCGCACCCGGTGGAACAGCTCGTACCGGCTGCGGATGCCTTCGATGATGCGCAGGCTTTCGGCCTCATCCGGGGGATTCACCGTGACGGGTTGGAAGCGGCGCACCAGGCTGCGGTCCTTGTCGATGTACTTGGCGTATTCCTTGTGCGTGGTGGCGCCGATGCACTGGATCTCGCCGCGGCTCAGGGCCGGCTTCAGGATGTTGGCCGCGTCCAGGCTGCCCTCGGCGGCGCCGGTGCCGATGAGGCTGTGGATCTCATCGATGAACAGCACCACACTGGGATCCTTGCTGGCTTCCGCGATGATGGATTTGAGGCGCTCCTCGAACTGGCCGCGGTACTTGGTGCCCGCCACCACCAGGCTGAGATCCAGCGCGTAGATGCGCTTGTCGGCCAGGCTCGGGGGCACCAGACCCTCGTGGATCTTCTGGGCCAAGCCCTCCACGATGGCGGTTTTGCCCACACCGGCTTCACCCAGAAGGATGGGATTGTTCTTCCGGCGGCGGCTGAGGATCTGAATGATGCGTTCGACTTCGGCATCGCGACCGATGAGGTTGTCGAAGATGCCGCGCTCCGCCATCTCGGAGAGGTTGCGGGCAAATTCCGAGAGGAGCGGATGCTCCTTCTTCTTCTTGGCGATTTTTTCTTCCTTGCTGCTCTCCAGCAGGATCTCCTTGGCGGCAATGAGGTCGGCGCCGGCTTCCTTGAGCAATCGGCCCGCCAGGCAGCCCTCCTCGCGCAGCATGCCCAGCAGCAGGTGCTCGGCGCCCACGTGCTTGTGGTTCAGCTTGGTGCTTTCGGCGGTGGCGTGCTGGAGGATGCGCTTGACCTCCTCCTCCATGGGGATGTCGATGCTGGTGCTGCTGGGGGTGATCTTCCGGTCCTTGGGGGTCAGGGAGGCCACCAGGCGCTCCCGCAGGCTGCTCGCCTGCACGCCCATGCGTTCCAGCAGCTGGGTGCTGGTTTTCTCCGACTCCCGGAGAAGCCCCAGAAGCAGATGGCCGCTCTGGATGCTTTCCGCACCAAACTGGCTCGCCTCATAGCGGGCGAAGAACATCACACGTCGGGCTTTTTCAGTGAATTTTTCGAACACGGGACACCCTTCCGGGTTAAGGATGGCGCCGGGGCCGGGATGGTTCCGGAGCGGTCTAACAGGGTAGCGCCTTCTGCCACCCCTGTCCCCTTTCGACTGGGAAGGAAGAGCTTGCGGCGGTATCCTGGAAGGCTGGGAGGGCACATGAGCCTGGCTAGGACCAATCTGGCGATCCTTGGCCTGCAGTGGGGCGATGAGGGCAAGGGCAAGGTCGTTGACCTGCTCAGCCCCAAATTCCGCCAAGTGGTCCGCTTTCAGGGCGGCAACAATGCCGGCCATACCGTGGTGGTGGATGGCGTCAGCATCGCCCTGCACCAGGTCCCCAGTGGCGCCCTGCACCCGGGCTGCTTCCTGGTGGTGGGCAACGGCGTGGTGCTGAACCTCGAAGTCTTCCAGCAGGAGTTGGACCGGCTCAAGGCCCGCGGCTTTGATCTCACCGGCCGCCTCATGCTTTCCGAGAAGGCCCACATCATCCTGCCCCACCACATCGCCCTCGATCAGTGGCGTGAGATCCGCGCCGACAAGGTGGGCGCCAAGATCGGCACCACCGGCCGCGGCATCGGCCCCGCCTACGAGATGAAGGCCGCCCGCATGGGCATCCGCCTGGGTGACCTGCGCCACCCCGAAGCCCTGGCGGCGCGCATCGCCCCCGGTTATGAGGAGGTGCAGATCCGCCTGGGCCAGGACAGCCCCCTGCCCTCCCTCCAGGCCATCGTCGACGGCCTGCTGAAGACCGCCGAGCCGTTCCTCCAGTTCATTGGCGACACCCAAAGTCACCTGATCGAAGCCTGGGGACGGGGCGACAGCATTCTCTTCGAAGGTGCTCAGGCCACCCTGCTCGACATCGATCACGGTACCTACCCCTTCGTCACCTCCAGCAACTGCAGCCTGGGCGGCCTCTTCACAGGCACGGGCCTGCCGCCCAAGGCCGTGGGCCAGATCCTGGGCATCGCCAAGGCCTACACCACTCGAGTGGGGGCAGGCCCCTTCCCTGCTGAGCTGCTGGATGCCACCGGCGATCGCATTCGCGAAGTGGGCCGAGAGTTCGGCACCACCACAGGACGGCCGCGCCGCTGCGGCTGGTTTGACGCCCCCATCACCGCCCATGCCTGCCGCACCAACGGCGTGGACGGCCTCGCCATCATGAAGCTCGATGTGCTGGACGGCATGGAGGACGTGGGCCTCATCGTGGGCTACCGCACCGGCGAAGGCACCGTGACCACCAAGCTGCCCAGCTGCGCCTCCGAGTGGCGCGACATCCAGCCCGTGGTGAAGACATTCAAGGGCTGGGACAGCACCCGCGGCATCACCGACCACCGGAATCTGCCATCGCAGGCCCAGGCCTACCTTGAATCTCTGGCGGAATCCGTGGAAGTGCCCATCACCTACCTCAGCACCGGGCCGGATCGCGCCGAGGGCTGCATCTACCCCGGGACCTTCCTCGAACCGCTGCTGGGTTGACGTTCCGCCCCTTCGCTGGCACACTGATCCTCCTGCCCAACCAGGCACCGCACGCTCGCGTGCACCGCGCGCTCGAGGGTTCGCGGGTCTGGCACCACCGGCAAGGGCCCTTAGCTCAGCGGTAGAGCAGCGGCCTTTTAAGCCGTTGGCCGCGGGTTCAAATCCCGCAGGGCCCACCAAGTTCCACCCCATGGGGCTATCGTCTAGGGGTCAGGACACCGCCCTTTCACGGCGGTAACACGGGTTCAAATCCCGTTAGCCCTACCAGCAAAAAGCGCCTGAAAAATCAGGCGCTTTTTTGTATCTAATCGGCAGACCCGATCAATCAATTCCAAACTTACTGCAAGATTTACTGCAAAGCACCTCAGGAACCTTCCAGAACCTTCGGGGCCATTACGAGCTGGCCATCTCCGCATGAAGGGGGGCGGTGTCCTCACTCGCAAGGGCGAAGGCAGAACCCCTGATTCCCGCGAAACCCTTTCCCGACGTCGGCTCGCCCGCCCTCCGAAGGATCCAGACGCAGGACCCGGCCCGCTTGGTGTCCTGGAGGTCAAGGCGCCACCCGCCATGAACCGCGCCGATAGCACGCAGCAGCAGGCGTCCCAGACTGCGACTGGTGAGTCCCTTGGGATTCACGTTCAGCTCCTCGATGGCCTCGTTCAGAGCGCTGTGGCGGGCTTCCTGGGCCACGAACAGGTTCCACACCTGTTCCGTGGTGAACGGGGTGGCGCCAAAGACATCCGCCAGCCCAAGCACCAGGGCACCCTGGGCCGCCCGTGTGGAATCGGCCCGGATCGCTAGAGCTTCCCGCGTGTCGCAGTCCACGCCCAGCACCCAATACACCGCGTTTCGCACTAGATCGCTCCACTCCTCGAAGGAGCCCCAACTCTTGAGTCCGAAGGTGGGCCGCCCTGCAAGACAGTAGGCCCGGAGGATCGTCAGCGCGTCCCTGACGAACTCGGAGTGATGCTTGCGGATGTAGGCCACCAGGTTGGGAATTTTGAACCCCGTCCGTTCCTCAGGCCGCTCCACCTGGGGTTCCAGACGGATATGCAGGCAGCGGCGAACACCTTCGGCAGAGAGTGCCACGTTGTTTCCGGTGGTGACCCACACCGCAAGCTGGGGCACCTGGATCGTGGTGGACTGCCCCAAGAGTCGCCCCTCGAACGTCGGATACGCCGTCACCAGCGCGTTCCATTGCCTGGAGCCGAAGGGAGAAGGAGCTTCGTCGAGCAACACCATCCGCACGCCATCCCTCAAGGTCGCCAGAGCCATCTTCTGAAGTTCGCCCCCCTCTCTCGGCGCCACGCCCACAGGCAACGCCCGGCCCAGAGCAAGCTGTCCCGTGACCTGGGCCAGCAGACCTTTGCCCGAGCCCTGGCCGTTGGCTTCAATGAACACGAAGGGGACCGGGCCAGGGATGGCATAACGAGTGAAGGGCGTGAGGGTGAACGCCAGCCAGGCGGCGGTGTGGGCAGCGGGGCTCGGGCGCTCCGCGAACGGAAACTCGGCTACGAGGGACAGAAGGCGCCCTGCGGCCAGAATGGCATCCTCATGCCCCGGCTCCTCAGGCATGGGCGGGAACGGGTGCAGCGGTGCGTAGAAGACTCCGCTAGCTGGATCGAGGCCTGGCTCCTCCAGGATGGTTCCATCCGGCAGGAGCACCGGAACTTCGACGAGTGCCTTGAGCACCGGCAACATTTGGAGCTTGCTGCTGCTGAGAACCATGGGCGACAGCCATTCCGGCACCAGGCAATCGCGGGTGAGTCCCTCGGCATTCTCCTTCACGAACCTCACATGACGACTGAGTTGCTCACGCAGCCAGTGAGGCGTGGCTTCGCAGATCAGGGGACTTCCCTGCGGCAGCTTCAGACCAGATCGGTCTTTCGTGCCCCGATGCCTCCATACAAAAACGAAACGTTTGCCGCTGAGGTAGTACCCGCCTTTCTGCTCCAGCACCTCAACAGCCGCTCGCACCACCTCGTGTTCCGGCGGACAGACCACGATCTCGCGCCGCCCCAGTGGATCAGCCCCCAGCTTCCTCCTATCCCACTCCTGGAGCCCTTCTTCCACCGCAGTGAGCAGGGCGGACCAGCGCAGATCAGGGTCGGCTTCCCGATAGTCCTTGGGGCCCTTGCCATCCGCACCGTTGAGCCCCGGCAACACCACC
This sequence is a window from Geothrix sp. PMB-07. Protein-coding genes within it:
- a CDS encoding OmpH family outer membrane protein encodes the protein MRLFAPSLAALCLSAALAVPVAAQETPRFAFFSINQLVRTSKKAGAIFSELEITGKNLQEKLAAKGQELQTMQQQLNSPSLDPEKKDALAKKFRDAEFEAKKMQEDSQQEYQRVEKKVGDAITKLAAPIVEGLAKEQKLQLVLSDQAVQILSWADQDWMKAFTTEVAKRLDASEAAPAAPAATPKPAAPKSAAPKK
- the bamA gene encoding outer membrane protein assembly factor BamA, translating into MTQRNMVWNRVSPRWWKGMLPLTFVALVAGTALPLAAQDLEPLVSIEVIGAQKQTSETVIFKSGVKVGDDLRSLDFTAVLEKLWASGSFDDIKLELAEAPGGKKLIIRIKERPLIKEVDFRGGTEVGLTNIKDKVKEKKLTINPDTVYDPETARKVKDMIVDQAGEKGFRNPVVDITLEPMAGGVARLVFDIKEGGKARIYKVAFRGNKVFSSSELRSAMKKTRQHWMFSWLTTHDLLVDKNLDEDLENLKKAYWRRGYKDVFVGKPIIEVEDRTTPKQKKKNEKRIAEAKSPKYDLRATLTIPILEGEQFYEGTFKAEGGKLFRETFYKEKYAEVKRDNQSFLRKFFNIKPSLEAPKPGTKPVPFDLDAVNQTVDKLKEAYSNQAYIMFRTERKYDVREEDGVKKVDTTLKLDEGEPYTVRRIEFEGNLTTKDKVLRRSMLMREGDPFQTDRFKDSILSISQLSFFDVKGSDPKVDLVADKPQVDVTIKGEEAGVNEVLFQGGYGSLFGFSLGVSFSTRNLGGGGETLSLSYNGGKFSKNISLGFTEPFVFDLPYSFSTSVSNGSADYDASRVGIANAYKQFTRSFGASVGARLSNWLPNEPWAFFTTYSTGYSFRLIRIEGGQNFYFRDTPNQLTSTFSQSLAYSTVNHQFKPTNGTRVSFGLEYGGWQFGGDRPFLRATWEFAKFTNVADRHIFAFNASYGYLQNLGKEDLPLYDLYRPGGENSIRGYRYGQVGSVLLDNNQRAVVVGGNKQFVANAEYQFKIADQFRLVFFYDAGNAWGAGTKVFSHDSVTYKDNNNNEYTFRNPTLIRSTGVEFRFFLPISPAPLRLIWARKLNPYPFDTEGKTDFQFSIGTTF
- a CDS encoding ATP-dependent Clp protease ATP-binding subunit; this encodes MFEKFTEKARRVMFFARYEASQFGAESIQSGHLLLGLLRESEKTSTQLLERMGVQASSLRERLVASLTPKDRKITPSSTSIDIPMEEEVKRILQHATAESTKLNHKHVGAEHLLLGMLREEGCLAGRLLKEAGADLIAAKEILLESSKEEKIAKKKKEHPLLSEFARNLSEMAERGIFDNLIGRDAEVERIIQILSRRRKNNPILLGEAGVGKTAIVEGLAQKIHEGLVPPSLADKRIYALDLSLVVAGTKYRGQFEERLKSIIAEASKDPSVVLFIDEIHSLIGTGAAEGSLDAANILKPALSRGEIQCIGATTHKEYAKYIDKDRSLVRRFQPVTVNPPDEAESLRIIEGIRSRYELFHRVRYTPKTMEASVYLSNRYITDRFLPDKAIDLLDEAGARVKLRVGPGGATPEGQTHEEELHRVINEMNEAVLSRDFEKAVLLRQKELQLRDEIQKNRSELTDEDYARFPEVTEQDIEDVVASWTGIPVKALKGDEKTNLVNMEPKLNERVIGQPEAVSAVVRAVRRARTGLKNPNRPMGSFLFLGPTGVGKTELAKTLAAFLFGDSKKMIRFDMSEYMEKHEVSKLLGAPPGYVGYEEGGMLTDRIRRNPYCVLLFDEIEKAHPDLINILLSIFDDGQASDAFGNLVDFKNTIIIMTSNVGSRELLAEKNLGFVEQDGRPDAKSGDAMKVLKRTFPPEFLNRIDEIVVFNRLGDDELRKIVRLLVEDLNVTLQKHKLTVTLTDAACDWLVKTTLRDRAYGARPLRRAIQKQVEDPLAELMVGQDTVPSGLVDFDLVDEKLVPTLSDTGDVAAGQETHLVGAPE
- a CDS encoding adenylosuccinate synthase — translated: MSLARTNLAILGLQWGDEGKGKVVDLLSPKFRQVVRFQGGNNAGHTVVVDGVSIALHQVPSGALHPGCFLVVGNGVVLNLEVFQQELDRLKARGFDLTGRLMLSEKAHIILPHHIALDQWREIRADKVGAKIGTTGRGIGPAYEMKAARMGIRLGDLRHPEALAARIAPGYEEVQIRLGQDSPLPSLQAIVDGLLKTAEPFLQFIGDTQSHLIEAWGRGDSILFEGAQATLLDIDHGTYPFVTSSNCSLGGLFTGTGLPPKAVGQILGIAKAYTTRVGAGPFPAELLDATGDRIREVGREFGTTTGRPRRCGWFDAPITAHACRTNGVDGLAIMKLDVLDGMEDVGLIVGYRTGEGTVTTKLPSCASEWRDIQPVVKTFKGWDSTRGITDHRNLPSQAQAYLESLAESVEVPITYLSTGPDRAEGCIYPGTFLEPLLG